From Methanococcus maripaludis, one genomic window encodes:
- a CDS encoding DUF2162 domain-containing protein, producing MVDEIWQLGLLSAIIIFGIKIGLSLGFAGLSKKVSAVIVCLYGLGTLLLSKLAAGYADVINTVIYEYNFVIFMVMSLTILYAGFHTIKEWKVNQKNSVASTSIAMIAPCPCCFGAVIASIVLISPSLGVSTFEIGKYASLILMITIGTVYLLSDAISRLIKVPRPIMMGNFMIFVGFYFLISALMIPNIVAGMSVQMSPMECPEFSSLGHVFLITFGLMILGFIKNKREMNFINKMRSI from the coding sequence ATGGTCGATGAAATATGGCAACTAGGACTTTTATCTGCAATTATTATATTTGGTATAAAGATAGGACTTTCCCTGGGATTTGCGGGTCTTTCTAAAAAAGTATCTGCAGTTATAGTCTGTTTATATGGGCTAGGCACCCTTTTGTTATCAAAATTAGCTGCTGGATACGCAGATGTTATTAATACGGTTATTTACGAATACAATTTTGTTATTTTTATGGTAATGTCGTTAACGATTCTGTATGCAGGTTTTCACACGATAAAAGAATGGAAGGTAAATCAGAAAAATTCGGTAGCTTCTACAAGTATTGCAATGATCGCACCATGTCCGTGCTGTTTTGGAGCGGTTATTGCATCGATTGTATTAATTTCTCCATCACTGGGAGTTTCAACATTTGAAATTGGAAAATATGCAAGTTTAATACTTATGATAACCATAGGAACAGTTTATCTACTTTCAGATGCAATTTCGAGATTGATAAAAGTACCAAGGCCAATCATGATGGGAAATTTCATGATTTTTGTGGGATTTTACTTTCTGATCTCTGCACTGATGATACCAAACATCGTTGCTGGAATGAGTGTTCAGATGAGTCCCATGGAGTGCCCTGAATTTTCAAGTTTGGGACATGTTTTTTTAATAACATTTGGGCTTATGATACTTGGTTTTATTAAAAACAAGCGGGAAATGAATTTTATAAATAAAATGAGGTC
- a CDS encoding class I SAM-dependent methyltransferase — protein MDKGKEHFDGIEDSYENMIIKIVPSSEDFFGAVLSFIPEGNTKILELGSGTGFLTTRIVELNPSAEITCIDLSEGMLDVARGKPELSDVKFIKGDFREAWGDGKFDVILSTLCLHHLPDDDRTDILGKIYDSLNPRGAFINGDVFLGETEEEEARILSWWHKAMLQNNMSEKEADSMIKKRDANHDYLDKISAFTEKMNSTGYDDVMLVYKNRLYGVFVGLKK, from the coding sequence ATGGACAAAGGAAAGGAGCATTTTGATGGAATTGAAGATTCGTATGAGAACATGATAATAAAAATAGTCCCTTCATCAGAAGATTTCTTTGGTGCTGTTCTCTCATTTATTCCTGAGGGCAATACCAAAATTCTTGAACTTGGTAGTGGTACTGGGTTTTTAACTACAAGAATTGTTGAATTGAACCCTTCAGCAGAAATAACTTGTATTGACCTTTCAGAAGGCATGTTAGATGTTGCGAGAGGAAAACCTGAACTTTCCGATGTAAAATTTATTAAAGGAGATTTTCGTGAAGCATGGGGCGATGGAAAATTTGACGTGATTTTATCAACTCTTTGCCTACACCACCTTCCAGATGATGACAGAACGGATATTCTTGGCAAAATATACGATTCATTGAATCCAAGAGGGGCATTCATAAATGGAGATGTATTTTTAGGGGAAACTGAGGAAGAAGAGGCTAGAATTCTTTCTTGGTGGCATAAGGCTATGCTTCAAAATAATATGTCTGAAAAAGAGGCAGACTCAATGATAAAAAAGAGAGATGCTAACCACGATTATCTCGATAAAATTTCTGCTTTTACCGAAAAGATGAATTCTACAGGCTATGATGATGTAATGCTAGTTTATAAAAATAGGCTGTATGGAGTCTTTGTTGGACTTAAAAAATAA
- a CDS encoding type II toxin-antitoxin system PemK/MazF family toxin: protein MFDRWNIYWIDLEPVIGSEQGKKRPSIIISRTELNEILPVLNIIPITTHKNGRIIYPNETLVPIEDTGLKNESIALCHQIRTVDKSRINNKIGTITNPIIQNSILESLKFQLELDSIE, encoded by the coding sequence TTGTTTGATAGATGGAATATTTACTGGATAGATTTAGAACCAGTGATTGGTTCTGAACAAGGCAAAAAAAGACCCTCAATTATAATAAGTAGAACTGAATTAAACGAAATATTACCTGTTTTAAACATAATTCCTATAACCACCCATAAAAATGGAAGAATTATTTATCCAAATGAAACTTTGGTTCCAATTGAGGATACAGGACTTAAAAATGAATCCATTGCACTGTGTCACCAGATACGAACTGTTGACAAAAGTCGCATTAATAATAAAATAGGGACTATAACAAATCCAATCATTCAGAACAGTATTTTAGAATCTTTGAAATTTCAGTTAGAACTCGATTCAATAGAATAA
- a CDS encoding cobaltochelatase subunit CobN, with the protein NGAELYCLRPMTSSLDGFSYFDYVSDGNRNDTVCDYFQNMGTDEEGVENAENLLVYLAAGAPGFVETVTTTGGKVDPYKYVFVLGSEINQDALNSAILDETIADDLNITVFTKDNPVPEGFDFSDYGMIFIESQNESLIDDWLFSLLSAKKGGAKVIGYNLSPNVSISNVDLRSNESTDIERYWVQGGEENLENMIKLMGQKFSGLWTDEVLSEPEILKEKVNITFIDSAGKIYYLNQVIEERKIITDNFNVRMMTSEEAVANITDASDQDIIILYMASDISSLEPVFADARDNYGMDICFVASPEDSRNTLNLSVNNVLYQYVENDGTTNMENFVRYVGAEVENQYIEYAPVADPAIPIDGIYHPDAFPRIFADSTEYLEWYKDHGYNESAPTIGIITYEIESQKAQFATDDAIIRYLESQGCNVIYTTNEVCRADVDYLTKDGEVLVDAIISLPKFSLGNPQEEGVEYLKYYNVPVLKGILDSFTTVDEYYNSTHGVDPLSLAMSVTMPEIDGCIDYIFIAGRNETSDSDLVLYEPIQEQVEWLCDRAIGQAELGRTNNSDKKITILYWNHEGGKESIGSTYLDIGSSFTLILEEMQAEGYDIGNGTIPDGDEFYDLFIASRNVGAWAPGELEKVVESGNAILLPLDDYLEWYNNDSYVPQSVRDEVEGTWGEAPGEIMTYTNNTTGEQFFVIPTVQMGNINFIPQPTKAFMSSEALIYHDTSIPLTHQYLATYFWINHVFDADAIVHFGTHGSQEWSGGKEVGIWRYDYPALCVEDTPVIYPYIMDNVGEGSQAKHRGNAVLVDYLTPAIVEAGLYGDLADMHEKIHNYEDAISNNNTNMSVLYRNTLIELYENNSMEYDLNVTTEELQNMTDEDFEFFMSNNVHNYLHELQSMLMPYGVHTFGVAPEGEELICMIKSMLRDDFIDHIYAVIPEEMGDEEDREDLANEYAYDLLNATVLDGTNVSDAQMEILGVINADITADLNTGLGYADDLANTTQEITNFMRALNAEFIEPAPGNDPVRNPSALPTGRNFYGFDQRKFPDAETMVYGYELADQLLTAYNASHGTYPDKVSYTLWAIETFRHHGVMEAQIYAMLGVKPVSDGITIVNFTVIPIEELGRPRIDVLVQSSGLYRDTFPFQLETIDKAIRLVAELNESYEDNYVKMHSDQMEAQLIELGYNETEADFLSKCRIFSEATGNYGNGMDDAIEASETWDNETKLADFFISTTSHIYGADVWGDKYEDVFTMNLMDIDACVHSDSTNLYGIIDNDDYYAYLGGMALTIRVLTGETPEEYIANLENVADMKIISLNEAFRTELRSRYLNPLWIEGMMEADYAGAFSMMKFTEYLWGWDVTNPEMVTDADWDMVYDVYINDKYDMGLDEFLMTENPYQFQAMTARMMETARKDYWNADDAVLENLANEFIQSVVEYGVTCCHHTCGNLELNDWAVAHSSLDEETLKEYERLYEEATHKDIDVSSETETTPTSSSSESDSYSKVYSGNESVVESVNATNATMVTNTTVTEDAAASAGSDGGRSSSGSSSSASSSESSSSSPSKTQKAYEVTVANEPEQSETSGTTVIAIVGAVAMTGLVGVGYFKQNPEIFTNIINALKLLRRR; encoded by the coding sequence GAATGGGGCAGAACTTTACTGTTTAAGACCAATGACTTCAAGTCTTGACGGTTTTAGCTATTTTGATTACGTTTCAGACGGAAACAGAAACGATACTGTATGTGATTACTTCCAGAACATGGGGACCGATGAAGAAGGCGTAGAAAACGCAGAAAATCTTCTTGTCTACTTGGCAGCAGGTGCACCAGGATTTGTTGAAACCGTAACAACTACTGGTGGAAAAGTCGACCCTTACAAGTATGTATTTGTTTTGGGCAGTGAAATTAACCAAGATGCATTAAATAGTGCGATTTTGGATGAAACTATTGCAGACGACTTAAATATTACAGTATTTACAAAAGATAATCCAGTACCTGAAGGATTTGATTTTTCAGATTATGGAATGATCTTTATAGAGTCACAAAACGAATCATTGATAGATGATTGGCTTTTTAGCTTACTTTCCGCTAAAAAAGGTGGCGCAAAAGTTATTGGATATAATTTATCACCAAACGTTTCAATATCAAACGTGGATCTTCGTTCCAATGAATCTACAGATATCGAAAGATACTGGGTTCAAGGGGGAGAAGAGAATCTTGAAAACATGATTAAACTCATGGGACAAAAATTCTCAGGTTTGTGGACTGATGAAGTACTTTCTGAACCTGAAATATTAAAAGAAAAGGTAAATATTACATTTATAGATAGCGCAGGTAAAATCTATTATCTTAATCAAGTTATCGAAGAAAGAAAGATAATTACAGATAATTTTAATGTAAGGATGATGACTAGTGAGGAAGCAGTAGCAAACATTACAGATGCATCTGACCAGGATATAATAATACTCTATATGGCTAGTGACATCAGTTCTTTGGAACCTGTATTTGCAGATGCAAGAGATAATTATGGAATGGACATATGTTTTGTTGCATCACCTGAAGATTCACGAAACACCCTCAATTTGAGTGTTAATAACGTGTTGTATCAATATGTTGAGAATGATGGAACTACCAACATGGAAAACTTTGTTCGTTACGTTGGAGCAGAAGTTGAAAACCAATATATTGAATATGCGCCAGTAGCAGATCCTGCAATACCTATTGACGGTATATATCACCCTGATGCTTTTCCAAGGATATTTGCTGACAGTACGGAATACCTAGAATGGTATAAAGATCACGGATACAACGAATCAGCACCTACAATAGGTATTATTACCTATGAAATAGAATCACAGAAAGCACAGTTCGCTACAGACGATGCAATAATTAGATACCTCGAATCGCAAGGATGTAATGTAATATATACAACTAACGAAGTTTGTAGGGCAGATGTGGATTACTTAACAAAGGATGGCGAAGTACTCGTTGATGCCATAATCTCCTTACCTAAGTTTTCTTTGGGCAACCCTCAAGAAGAGGGTGTAGAATATCTAAAATACTACAATGTTCCTGTTTTAAAAGGAATATTAGATTCATTTACGACCGTGGATGAATATTACAACAGTACTCACGGTGTTGACCCACTGTCTCTTGCAATGTCAGTAACAATGCCTGAAATTGATGGATGTATTGATTACATTTTTATTGCAGGAAGAAATGAAACCTCCGATTCTGATCTGGTGCTATACGAACCTATTCAAGAACAGGTTGAATGGTTATGTGACCGTGCAATAGGGCAGGCAGAACTTGGAAGAACTAATAATTCTGATAAAAAAATCACTATATTATACTGGAACCACGAAGGTGGAAAAGAAAGTATTGGTTCTACATATCTTGACATTGGTTCGAGTTTCACATTAATACTTGAAGAAATGCAAGCAGAAGGATATGACATTGGAAACGGTACGATTCCTGATGGGGATGAATTTTACGACTTATTCATCGCAAGTAGAAACGTTGGGGCATGGGCTCCAGGTGAACTTGAAAAAGTCGTTGAATCTGGTAACGCTATCCTTTTACCATTGGATGATTACCTTGAATGGTATAATAATGATAGTTACGTGCCACAATCAGTGAGAGATGAGGTTGAAGGTACTTGGGGTGAAGCTCCTGGAGAAATTATGACCTATACAAATAATACAACAGGAGAACAATTCTTTGTAATACCAACCGTTCAAATGGGAAACATAAACTTCATACCTCAACCAACAAAAGCGTTCATGTCTAGTGAAGCGCTAATATACCACGACACTTCAATACCATTAACTCACCAGTATCTAGCAACATACTTCTGGATTAACCACGTATTCGATGCAGATGCGATAGTTCACTTCGGTACCCACGGATCACAAGAATGGTCAGGTGGAAAAGAAGTCGGTATTTGGAGATACGATTACCCAGCATTATGTGTAGAAGATACGCCAGTTATCTATCCATACATCATGGATAACGTTGGAGAAGGTAGCCAGGCAAAACACAGGGGTAACGCAGTCTTAGTCGATTATTTAACCCCTGCTATTGTAGAAGCGGGACTGTACGGCGATCTTGCAGATATGCACGAAAAAATCCATAACTATGAAGATGCAATAAGTAATAATAACACAAACATGTCTGTTCTTTACCGCAATACGCTCATAGAACTGTATGAAAATAATTCAATGGAATACGATCTCAATGTAACCACTGAAGAACTTCAAAACATGACTGATGAAGATTTCGAATTTTTCATGAGCAACAATGTGCACAACTATTTGCATGAATTGCAATCAATGCTGATGCCTTACGGTGTCCATACTTTCGGAGTTGCACCTGAGGGTGAAGAACTGATATGTATGATTAAATCAATGCTTCGTGACGACTTTATAGATCATATCTATGCAGTAATCCCTGAAGAAATGGGCGATGAAGAAGACAGGGAAGATCTTGCAAACGAATATGCATATGATTTATTAAATGCTACAGTACTTGACGGAACAAACGTATCAGATGCTCAAATGGAAATTTTGGGAGTAATCAATGCAGATATTACAGCTGATCTCAATACTGGACTTGGATACGCTGACGATTTAGCAAACACAACTCAAGAAATTACCAACTTTATGCGAGCACTCAATGCAGAATTCATTGAACCAGCACCTGGAAACGATCCAGTAAGGAATCCAAGTGCATTGCCAACAGGTAGAAACTTCTATGGCTTTGACCAGAGAAAATTCCCTGATGCAGAAACTATGGTATACGGATACGAGCTTGCAGACCAATTGCTCACTGCTTACAATGCTAGTCACGGTACATACCCTGATAAAGTATCCTACACACTATGGGCAATAGAAACATTCAGGCACCATGGTGTAATGGAAGCGCAAATATATGCAATGCTCGGGGTTAAACCGGTAAGTGATGGTATCACAATTGTTAACTTTACAGTAATACCGATAGAGGAATTGGGTCGACCGAGAATTGACGTGCTTGTTCAATCATCTGGATTATATAGGGATACATTCCCATTCCAACTTGAAACAATTGATAAAGCTATAAGATTGGTTGCAGAATTAAATGAAAGCTATGAAGATAACTATGTCAAAATGCATTCTGATCAGATGGAAGCACAACTTATTGAATTAGGATATAATGAAACTGAAGCCGATTTCCTTTCAAAATGTAGAATATTCAGTGAAGCAACTGGTAACTATGGAAATGGAATGGATGACGCAATCGAAGCAAGTGAAACATGGGATAATGAAACCAAACTTGCAGACTTCTTTATATCAACAACGTCCCACATATATGGGGCAGATGTATGGGGAGATAAATATGAAGATGTCTTTACAATGAATTTAATGGACATCGATGCATGCGTTCACAGTGATTCCACGAATTTATATGGAATTATTGATAATGACGATTACTATGCATATTTGGGAGGTATGGCCCTTACAATACGGGTACTTACTGGAGAAACTCCTGAAGAGTACATAGCAAATCTCGAAAATGTGGCAGACATGAAGATTATTTCATTAAATGAAGCATTTAGAACTGAATTACGTTCAAGATACCTAAATCCACTGTGGATAGAAGGAATGATGGAAGCTGATTATGCCGGTGCTTTTTCGATGATGAAATTTACCGAGTATTTATGGGGTTGGGATGTAACGAACCCTGAAATGGTTACAGATGCCGACTGGGATATGGTATACGACGTATATATCAACGACAAGTACGATATGGGATTAGACGAGTTTTTAATGACTGAAAATCCATACCAGTTCCAAGCAATGACTGCAAGGATGATGGAAACAGCACGTAAGGATTACTGGAATGCTGATGATGCAGTCTTAGAAAACCTAGCGAATGAATTTATTCAGTCAGTAGTTGAATATGGTGTTACCTGCTGTCACCACACCTGTGGAAACTTAGAACTTAATGACTGGGCAGTAGCACATTCATCACTTGATGAAGAAACATTAAAAGAGTATGAAAGATTATATGAAGAAGCCACACATAAAGACATAGATGTTTCTTCAGAAACTGAAACTACCCCTACAAGTTCAAGTTCTGAATCTGATTCTTATTCAAAAGTGTATTCTGGAAATGAATCAGTAGTTGAATCAGTAAATGCAACAAACGCTACAATGGTGACAAACACCACGGTTACTGAAGATGCAGCAGCGAGTGCTGGTTCTGATGGAGGAAGAAGTAGTTCTGGAAGTTCAAGTTCAGCTTCAAGTTCTGAATCTTCTTCATCTTCACCATCAAAAACTCAGAAAGCATACGAAGTTACAGTAGCAAATGAACCTGAACAGTCTGAAACTTCTGGAACAACGGTTATCGCAATCGTTGGTGCAGTTGCAATGACTGGACTTGTTGGAGTTGGATACTTTAAGCAAAACCCAGAGATATTTACAAATATAATAAATGCTCTGAAACTTTTGAGAAGAAGATAA
- a CDS encoding S-layer protein encodes MKLKILMVCMVTLFVLNSCCAEYYNLDFLIDINHNEPSSEYVVSGEEVDFNILFNTIDRTTSNEIENIWADDPAVTANLTSVLLIAAANDRYSEGMLSFVNGTSNTTDLFDITNADISMDLGELMLLSRSWEVDPFEWYSDDLEASEIIVALINSESSNFSESPDLEVDEDGMVYASIVFQNGDGENSNTYGTLSPGMVIPFLGQEMLVVKLDSDNDQVVLGNELYEGILKNSTEQDIGEGYSVKVSNILFEEPDYYKVEIQVLKDGNVIDSKFDTVDGNGTQINLICGDIGVVVNDAFRDENGTRYAQLFVAEDLVTLDLGEEYSEYYEACTVDLIPGVGLKLSNDTIAQGKIVGIALKYVGNIINNINSNEELDIANYTKLEFDKENGEMSIQFAISDVGNLSNTCNNVKYVINTTGPGDAYFTNGNFSFINNSIWPDESFDIFNGYSNASSWKLKFTEAGTYKITVGLVNATNTSDTSWVFRNHSSVLIKVLDPKYPNYDFKYEIPEEIISGKETEINLTLNVTGKLESNRIENIWENNGTFSTDNELFIIATGNETYSEGLLGFLSSENVKISEYDVQDASIGDIHKNYCNLGEIPGMKVIENANMWNWYFGYDSSDSQYTGTVQTFESVSAVINTDLNTTFGSAENPDLKIKNNSAFYTTLAVKNQKSGNTVNDYVTLATGTKIPILGNEKVVIDVNSDDNQITLGLEVFKGVLEEGMAYDLGNGYLVNITNVLNVTGGYKAEIQILKDGRTVASKFDTVEEGHPFKIICMDVGVIANTAIIDIDENKGFVELAILDNISHVEFGKEYLPDWEARGIVASISGLEFKNNISDSKIVGMGLKYVGNDVDNINNFKTFEIANYARVDFDEYSDKMSIQFAMDNRYEDVKYLVSATGPGNVSFTNNNLTFINTALWPESSFSVPNVYENDLMSMTWKLNFSKPGDYNLTFSLVNSKNETISNISKSEIITAITKETFGNVSIIYLTDDITNTTIIENSEFNISKIDFTTNDSLYLPLLEELENITLPKDTLEKMENLTNETELFNNITITSEEDISYILNFTNNTFVEILNEGFNVSNITYLIENNGGSVNANFTFNAVNTSEKGILIVRLPIGNLTLDEIIVNTGSENVTLVENNISSTIGWYRIPSTGILEITLVNDPLVTVKFSSTIPTTTSGGGGGGLGGGALNSDDEYTFNSESIRKAVTKSIIVYGNLVDKEYALNLWSNIRSGYNYELIGNTVIVGGPKANVCANKYDSEFEIHITNEFPGQNKGIIQIKDIEVNSENLIKTYQVIYIAGSDRYGTDAALEYFKTLEELPEEPIIVEWTQTGPVIAE; translated from the coding sequence TTGAAATTGAAGATTTTAATGGTATGCATGGTAACGCTTTTTGTTTTAAACTCTTGCTGTGCTGAATATTACAATTTAGATTTTTTAATTGACATAAACCACAATGAACCATCGTCCGAGTATGTAGTCTCGGGAGAAGAGGTAGATTTTAATATATTATTCAACACGATAGACAGGACTACCTCGAACGAAATTGAAAATATATGGGCAGATGATCCAGCAGTAACTGCAAATTTAACTAGTGTGCTTTTAATTGCTGCTGCAAATGACCGTTATAGTGAAGGCATGCTTTCATTTGTAAATGGTACATCAAATACAACAGATTTGTTTGATATAACTAATGCCGATATTTCAATGGATTTAGGCGAATTAATGTTGTTATCTCGAAGCTGGGAGGTAGATCCTTTTGAATGGTATTCTGATGATTTAGAAGCATCAGAAATCATTGTAGCGTTAATTAATAGTGAATCGAGTAATTTTAGCGAATCACCAGATTTAGAAGTTGACGAAGATGGAATGGTATATGCCTCAATAGTATTTCAAAATGGAGATGGGGAAAATTCTAATACTTACGGCACCCTTTCCCCAGGTATGGTAATACCATTCCTCGGTCAAGAAATGCTAGTTGTAAAACTCGATAGTGACAATGATCAGGTTGTTTTGGGTAATGAATTATATGAAGGAATTCTGAAAAACAGTACCGAACAGGATATCGGGGAAGGCTATTCTGTTAAAGTATCGAATATATTATTTGAAGAACCTGATTATTACAAGGTTGAAATACAGGTTTTGAAAGACGGAAATGTTATTGACTCAAAATTTGATACTGTGGATGGAAACGGTACCCAGATAAACCTAATTTGTGGGGATATAGGGGTTGTTGTAAACGATGCATTTAGAGATGAAAATGGAACTCGTTATGCACAACTTTTTGTCGCAGAAGATTTGGTTACTTTAGATTTAGGTGAAGAATATTCTGAATATTATGAAGCATGCACTGTTGATCTAATTCCGGGTGTTGGACTTAAATTATCAAACGATACTATTGCCCAAGGTAAAATCGTAGGTATAGCTTTGAAATACGTCGGCAATATAATTAACAATATTAACTCTAATGAAGAATTAGATATTGCAAACTATACAAAATTAGAATTCGACAAAGAAAATGGAGAAATGTCCATCCAATTTGCAATTTCTGATGTTGGAAATCTATCAAACACTTGCAATAATGTTAAGTATGTAATTAACACGACAGGACCCGGAGATGCATACTTTACTAACGGAAACTTTAGTTTTATAAACAATAGTATTTGGCCAGATGAGTCTTTTGACATTTTTAATGGATATTCAAATGCATCTAGCTGGAAATTAAAATTCACTGAGGCAGGAACTTACAAAATAACAGTGGGTTTGGTAAATGCAACAAACACTTCAGATACGTCATGGGTGTTTAGAAATCACAGTTCTGTTTTAATCAAGGTTTTGGATCCCAAATACCCAAACTACGACTTCAAATATGAAATTCCTGAAGAAATTATTTCTGGAAAAGAAACAGAAATTAATTTAACACTTAATGTTACGGGAAAATTGGAATCCAACAGAATTGAAAATATATGGGAAAATAACGGTACGTTTAGTACGGATAATGAATTATTTATAATCGCTACAGGGAATGAGACATATTCTGAAGGATTACTCGGCTTTTTAAGTTCTGAAAATGTAAAAATATCTGAATATGATGTTCAAGATGCATCAATTGGTGATATACATAAAAATTACTGCAATCTTGGAGAAATACCTGGCATGAAAGTTATTGAAAATGCCAACATGTGGAACTGGTACTTTGGATATGATTCATCTGACAGCCAATATACAGGTACAGTTCAGACATTTGAGTCTGTTTCAGCAGTAATCAATACTGATTTAAATACTACTTTTGGTAGTGCTGAAAATCCAGACTTAAAAATAAAAAATAACAGTGCATTTTACACTACACTAGCAGTAAAAAATCAAAAATCTGGAAATACCGTCAATGATTATGTAACTTTAGCCACGGGTACAAAAATTCCGATTCTGGGTAACGAAAAGGTTGTTATTGACGTGAATAGTGATGACAACCAGATAACGTTAGGTTTAGAAGTATTTAAAGGAGTTTTAGAAGAAGGAATGGCTTATGACCTTGGAAATGGATATTTGGTAAACATTACCAATGTTTTGAATGTTACAGGAGGATACAAAGCAGAAATACAGATTTTAAAAGATGGAAGAACTGTTGCATCAAAATTTGATACTGTGGAGGAAGGACATCCATTTAAAATAATTTGTATGGATGTTGGGGTTATTGCAAATACTGCAATAATCGATATAGATGAAAATAAAGGATTTGTAGAATTAGCAATATTGGATAATATTTCTCATGTAGAATTTGGTAAAGAATATTTGCCAGATTGGGAAGCCCGTGGTATCGTGGCCTCCATATCGGGTTTGGAATTTAAGAACAATATTTCAGATAGTAAAATCGTTGGAATGGGTTTAAAATACGTAGGAAACGATGTAGATAATATCAATAATTTCAAAACATTTGAAATTGCAAATTATGCTAGAGTCGATTTTGATGAATATTCTGATAAAATGAGCATTCAATTTGCAATGGACAATAGGTACGAGGATGTTAAATACTTGGTAAGTGCGACAGGGCCTGGAAACGTAAGTTTTACCAACAATAATTTAACTTTTATAAATACTGCGTTATGGCCAGAAAGTTCGTTTAGCGTTCCAAATGTTTACGAAAACGATTTAATGTCCATGACGTGGAAACTGAACTTCAGCAAACCTGGAGATTATAACTTAACATTTAGTTTAGTAAATTCCAAAAATGAAACTATATCAAATATTTCAAAATCCGAAATAATTACTGCAATCACAAAAGAAACTTTTGGAAATGTTTCGATTATCTATCTAACTGATGATATAACAAACACTACAATTATTGAAAATAGTGAATTTAATATTTCAAAAATAGATTTTACCACTAACGATAGCTTGTATTTGCCATTACTTGAAGAATTGGAAAATATCACATTACCTAAAGATACCTTGGAAAAAATGGAAAATTTAACCAATGAAACAGAACTTTTTAACAATATCACTATTACAAGCGAAGAAGATATTTCGTATATCTTGAACTTTACCAATAATACCTTTGTGGAAATACTAAATGAAGGATTTAATGTATCAAACATTACGTACCTGATTGAAAATAATGGTGGTAGCGTAAACGCAAATTTCACATTTAATGCAGTAAATACCTCCGAAAAAGGAATATTAATCGTTAGACTTCCGATTGGAAACTTAACTCTTGATGAAATCATTGTAAATACAGGATCAGAAAACGTTACGTTGGTAGAAAATAATATTTCTAGCACAATTGGTTGGTACAGAATTCCAAGTACTGGAATTTTAGAAATAACTCTTGTAAATGATCCATTGGTTACAGTTAAATTCTCATCTACAATTCCCACAACAACTTCCGGCGGTGGCGGAGGGGGCCTTGGTGGGGGAGCTTTGAATTCAGATGACGAATATACATTTAACTCAGAATCAATTAGAAAAGCCGTAACCAAATCAATAATTGTTTATGGAAACCTCGTGGATAAAGAATATGCACTGAATTTATGGAGTAACATAAGAAGTGGATATAATTATGAACTTATTGGAAACACAGTGATTGTTGGGGGGCCTAAAGCCAATGTTTGCGCCAACAAGTACGATTCAGAATTTGAAATACACATTACAAATGAATTCCCTGGACAAAATAAAGGAATCATTCAAATTAAGGATATCGAAGTAAATTCTGAAAACCTCATAAAAACCTACCAAGTAATCTACATTGCAGGAAGTGATCGATACGGAACAGATGCTGCATTAGAATACTTTAAAACTTTGGAAGAACTTCCTGAAGAACCAATAATTGTTGAATGGACACAAACCGGTCCTGTTATAGCTGAATAA